In Halomonas alkalicola, the following proteins share a genomic window:
- a CDS encoding AAA family ATPase: protein MKILALRLENLASLPGPLELDFTASPLSDASLFAITGPTGAGKSTLLDALCLALYGSTPRLRQAPARDSQIDDTPDSRLTTSDARTLLRRGTASGYAEVDFLGRDGRRYRARWAVRRAREKATGRLQAAEQSLTDLDDERLLTAQKREFERLLPERLGLTFDQFTRAVLLAQSEFAAFLQADDNARSDLLERLTGTAEYSEISMAAYRRASEARKTVEALEAKLADDLPAEPEARAEFERAAEATQQALTHLQTQAESLQATRRWHEEDDRRHAAHAEGLAQQQAAEATWQDLAEARRDRDWRRLIAPRRHALARQAALPAELDALAATRRETDEALATAEAEHKAAGRALAEAEQALTHAGEARQRAEPALHEARAHQHALSQRQRELAECETQLTQARAQAAKLSDDHQREQAAQQKRHEQQRQWQAALAELLGEHSHLAAARQADQQAHDRAAARTLALEALASRWQEYQRAEEACRHQAHQQTTDRERRERLLAEGQTARQALDRAQGHLESVTALIERSRAVRSESVARLRDGLREGEPCPVCGGQDHPWRHQPPATPEAAQLAAQEAEEGRQLESARQARDDAQARRDSLLGEYRALEAALAQGERTLAGAEVRLAEARTALMEHPLQDELDAVEAPGREAWLQTRRHESEASRRQAQRTLEALARAEAELAPLEESLRQGELALTRLEGDKARADRDLTELEQRLPELQRQHDDTLRALRALLGEHASAEAWQQRLDAAEAEARQARDGALALRHAAEQAQQRLAQRQEHLAERLNALQQERDDLARELTDWRTQHPALDDANLARLLAQDDAEAREEEREIEAADQARQQAGAALAERRRALLAHRRDGGLGEQASGEDEADDEALLSDRTAEAIAQRREALAARQAELAPRLAAAQGERDAAAFALADDDRRRERQRAGQGELEAAQAEYRRWGRISELIGSADGKVFRRIAQAYNLEQLLEHANAHLAGLTRRYRLARGGSPLGLLVVDQDMGDETRSVHSLSGGETFLVSLALALGLASMASGELTIESLFIDEGFGSLDPQSLALAMEALDGLQALGRRVGVISHVQEMHERIPVQIRVEPLGNGTSRARIVSA from the coding sequence ATGAAGATCCTTGCCCTGCGCCTGGAGAACCTGGCCTCGCTGCCGGGGCCCCTCGAGCTCGACTTCACCGCCTCGCCGCTCAGCGACGCCAGCCTGTTCGCCATCACCGGCCCCACCGGCGCCGGCAAGAGCACCCTTCTCGACGCCCTGTGCCTGGCGCTCTACGGCAGTACCCCGCGGCTGCGCCAGGCGCCGGCCCGCGACAGCCAGATCGATGACACCCCGGACTCCCGCCTCACCACCAGCGATGCGCGCACCCTGCTGCGCCGCGGCACCGCCAGCGGCTACGCCGAGGTGGATTTCCTGGGCCGCGACGGACGCCGCTACCGCGCCCGCTGGGCGGTGCGCCGCGCCCGGGAGAAGGCCACCGGCCGCCTGCAGGCGGCGGAGCAATCGCTCACCGACCTCGACGACGAGCGCCTGCTGACCGCCCAGAAACGTGAGTTCGAGCGCCTGCTGCCGGAGCGCCTGGGGCTCACCTTCGACCAGTTCACCCGCGCCGTGCTGCTGGCCCAGAGCGAGTTCGCCGCCTTCCTCCAGGCCGACGACAACGCCAGAAGCGATCTGCTGGAGCGCCTCACCGGCACCGCCGAGTACTCCGAGATCTCCATGGCCGCCTACCGACGCGCCAGCGAGGCGCGAAAGACGGTGGAGGCCCTGGAGGCGAAGCTTGCCGACGACCTGCCCGCCGAGCCCGAAGCCCGTGCAGAGTTCGAGCGTGCCGCCGAGGCCACCCAGCAAGCCCTTACTCACCTGCAGACCCAGGCGGAATCGCTCCAGGCGACGCGCCGCTGGCACGAGGAGGACGACCGGCGCCACGCGGCCCATGCCGAGGGCCTGGCGCAACAGCAGGCCGCCGAGGCGACCTGGCAGGATCTCGCCGAGGCCCGCCGCGACCGCGACTGGCGCCGGCTGATCGCCCCCCGGCGGCACGCCCTGGCCCGCCAGGCGGCCCTGCCCGCCGAGCTCGACGCCCTGGCGGCGACCCGGCGCGAGACCGACGAGGCACTGGCCACCGCCGAGGCCGAGCACAAGGCCGCCGGGCGCGCCCTGGCCGAGGCCGAGCAGGCCCTCACGCACGCCGGCGAGGCACGCCAGCGCGCCGAACCGGCCCTTCATGAGGCCCGGGCGCACCAGCACGCCCTCAGCCAGCGCCAGCGCGAGCTGGCCGAGTGCGAGACCCAGCTCACCCAAGCCCGGGCGCAGGCCGCCAAGCTGAGTGACGACCACCAGCGCGAGCAGGCCGCCCAGCAGAAGCGCCATGAGCAGCAGCGTCAGTGGCAGGCGGCCCTGGCCGAGCTGCTGGGTGAGCACTCACACCTGGCGGCCGCCCGCCAGGCCGACCAGCAGGCCCACGATCGGGCCGCCGCTCGCACCCTCGCCCTGGAGGCGCTGGCCAGCCGCTGGCAGGAATACCAGCGTGCCGAAGAGGCGTGCCGCCACCAGGCTCACCAGCAAACGACCGACCGCGAGCGGCGCGAGCGCCTGCTGGCCGAGGGGCAGACGGCTCGCCAGGCCCTCGACCGGGCCCAGGGCCACCTGGAGAGCGTCACCGCCCTGATCGAGCGCAGCCGCGCCGTACGCAGCGAGAGCGTGGCCCGGCTGCGCGATGGCCTGCGGGAAGGCGAGCCCTGTCCCGTCTGCGGTGGGCAGGACCACCCCTGGCGCCATCAGCCGCCGGCCACCCCCGAGGCGGCTCAGCTCGCCGCCCAGGAGGCCGAGGAGGGGCGCCAGCTCGAGTCCGCCCGGCAGGCCCGCGACGATGCCCAGGCCCGGCGAGATTCCCTGCTGGGCGAGTACCGCGCCCTGGAGGCCGCCCTTGCCCAGGGCGAGCGGACGCTGGCAGGCGCCGAAGTCCGCCTGGCGGAGGCCCGCACGGCCCTGATGGAGCATCCGCTCCAGGACGAGCTCGACGCCGTGGAGGCGCCGGGCCGGGAGGCCTGGCTGCAGACCCGGCGCCACGAGAGCGAGGCGAGCCGCCGGCAGGCCCAGCGGACCCTGGAGGCGCTGGCGCGGGCCGAAGCCGAGCTCGCCCCCCTGGAGGAGTCGCTGCGCCAGGGTGAGCTGGCCCTCACTCGCCTGGAGGGCGATAAGGCCAGGGCCGACCGCGACCTGACGGAACTGGAGCAGCGCCTCCCCGAGCTGCAGCGCCAGCATGACGACACCCTGCGTGCCCTGCGCGCCCTGCTCGGCGAGCACGCCTCGGCGGAGGCATGGCAGCAGCGACTCGATGCCGCCGAGGCCGAGGCCCGCCAGGCCCGGGACGGCGCGCTGGCCCTCCGCCACGCCGCCGAACAGGCGCAGCAGCGTCTGGCCCAGCGTCAGGAGCACCTGGCCGAGCGGCTCAACGCCCTGCAGCAGGAGCGCGACGACCTCGCCCGCGAACTCACCGACTGGCGGACCCAGCACCCCGCGCTGGACGACGCTAACCTGGCGCGATTGCTGGCCCAGGACGACGCCGAGGCCCGGGAGGAGGAGCGCGAGATAGAGGCGGCCGACCAGGCTCGCCAGCAGGCCGGCGCCGCCCTGGCCGAGCGGCGCCGGGCGCTGCTCGCCCACCGCCGCGACGGGGGGCTGGGCGAGCAGGCGTCAGGAGAGGATGAGGCCGACGACGAGGCACTGCTGAGCGATCGCACCGCCGAGGCGATCGCCCAGCGACGGGAGGCACTGGCGGCGCGCCAGGCCGAACTCGCCCCGCGGCTGGCGGCCGCCCAGGGCGAGCGTGACGCCGCCGCCTTCGCGCTGGCCGACGACGACCGCCGCCGTGAGCGCCAGCGGGCCGGCCAAGGCGAGCTGGAAGCCGCCCAGGCCGAGTACCGCCGCTGGGGCCGGATCAGCGAGCTGATCGGCTCCGCCGACGGCAAGGTGTTCCGGCGCATCGCCCAGGCCTACAACCTGGAGCAGCTGCTCGAGCACGCCAATGCCCACCTGGCGGGGCTGACCCGCCGCTACCGCCTGGCGCGGGGCGGATCGCCCTTGGGCCTGCTGGTAGTGGATCAGGACATGGGCGATGAGACGCGCTCGGTGCACTCGCTCTCCGGCGGGGAGACCTTCCTGGTCTCCCTGGCGCTCGCTCTGGGGCTCGCCTCCATGGCCTCCGGCGAGCTCACCATCGAGTCGCTGTTTATCGACGAGGGGTTCGGCAGCCTGGACCCGCAGTCGCTGGCCCTGGCCATGGAGGCGCTGGACGGCCTGCAGGCGCTGGGCCGCCGGGTGGGGGTAATCTCCCACGTGCAGGAGATGCACGAGCGAATCCCGGTGCAGATAAGGGTGGAGCCGCTGGGCAACGGTACCAGCCGCGCGCGCATCGTCAGCGCCTGA
- a CDS encoding recombinase family protein, translating to MALIGYARVSTAEQDTALQTDALLKEGCERIFSDTVSGAKAERPGLTAALEFLRDGDVLVVWRLDRLGRSLPHLIEVVSTLEARGVGFRSLTEAIDTTTPGGRLIFHVFGALGQFERDLIRDRTKAGLAAAAARGRKGGRKPVVADDKLKRAKEHLANGLNVREAAARIKVSKTALYAALKSNQHDASDHRATDS from the coding sequence ATGGCACTGATCGGCTATGCGCGGGTCTCGACGGCGGAGCAGGACACCGCCTTGCAGACCGATGCGTTGCTCAAGGAAGGATGCGAGCGGATCTTCAGTGACACCGTCTCCGGGGCCAAGGCGGAACGCCCCGGCCTGACGGCTGCTCTGGAGTTTCTACGCGACGGGGATGTGCTGGTCGTATGGCGACTGGATCGACTAGGTCGCTCGCTGCCGCATCTGATCGAGGTGGTCAGCACCCTGGAGGCGCGTGGCGTCGGCTTCCGGTCGCTGACCGAAGCCATCGATACCACCACGCCGGGTGGACGGTTGATCTTCCACGTGTTCGGCGCCCTGGGGCAGTTCGAGCGTGACCTGATCCGTGATCGCACAAAGGCGGGGCTGGCCGCTGCCGCTGCCCGTGGGCGCAAAGGTGGACGCAAGCCCGTCGTCGCCGACGACAAGCTGAAGCGAGCAAAGGAGCACCTCGCCAACGGGCTGAACGTCCGCGAGGCTGCCGCACGGATCAAGGTCAGCAAGACGGCCCTCTACGCCGCTTTGAAATCCAACCAGCACGATGCCTCAGATCACCGTGCCACCGACTCCTGA
- a CDS encoding glutathione S-transferase family protein, translated as MLVNGIWQENWQPVQAKDDEGRFIRQTSTFRHWITPDGTPGPTGRGGFKAEPGRYHLYVAYICPWASRVLMARRLKGLEALIGVTVVNPRLTDQGWQFGGFPGADEDPHHGARYLHELYTRADPEVCGRATVPVLWDTHTDTLVNNESADILRMLNGAFSHLVDRGPDLYPDHLAAEIDALNNVIYTELNNGVYQAGFASSQPAYEEAYGKVFARLDALEARLGDGRSYLFGEALTESDIRLFVTLVRFDAAYHGLFKCNRNTLSDMPALHAYLHRLLALEGIAETVNLEHIKAGYYSIKALNPTGIVPVGPAAL; from the coding sequence ATGCTGGTCAACGGCATCTGGCAGGAGAACTGGCAGCCGGTTCAGGCGAAGGACGACGAGGGGCGCTTCATTCGCCAGACCTCGACCTTCCGCCACTGGATCACCCCGGACGGCACCCCCGGCCCCACCGGCAGGGGCGGCTTCAAGGCCGAGCCCGGGCGCTATCACCTCTATGTCGCCTATATCTGCCCTTGGGCCTCCCGGGTCCTGATGGCACGCCGGCTCAAGGGGCTCGAGGCGCTGATCGGCGTCACCGTGGTCAACCCGCGCCTCACCGACCAGGGCTGGCAGTTCGGTGGCTTTCCCGGCGCCGACGAGGACCCCCATCACGGCGCCCGCTACCTGCATGAGCTCTATACCCGCGCCGACCCCGAGGTCTGCGGCCGCGCCACGGTGCCGGTGCTGTGGGACACCCACACCGACACCCTCGTCAACAACGAGTCGGCCGATATCCTGCGCATGCTCAACGGCGCCTTCTCGCATCTGGTCGACCGGGGACCGGACCTCTATCCCGACCACCTGGCCGCGGAGATCGACGCCCTCAACAACGTCATCTACACCGAGCTGAACAACGGCGTCTACCAGGCCGGCTTCGCCTCCAGCCAGCCGGCCTATGAGGAGGCCTACGGCAAGGTCTTCGCCCGGCTCGATGCGCTGGAGGCGCGCCTCGGCGACGGGCGCTCCTATCTGTTCGGCGAGGCACTGACCGAAAGCGATATCCGCCTCTTCGTGACCCTGGTGCGCTTCGATGCGGCCTACCACGGGCTCTTCAAGTGCAACCGCAACACCCTGAGTGACATGCCGGCCCTGCACGCCTATCTGCACCGCCTCCTGGCGCTGGAGGGCATCGCCGAGACGGTCAACCTCGAGCACATCAAGGCGGGCTACTACTCCATCAAGGCGCTGAACCCGACCGGGATCGTGCCCGTGGGCCCTGCCGCCCTCTGA
- a CDS encoding helix-turn-helix domain-containing protein — translation MSNETFDSVWDAIEDTAAEAENMKLRSGLMMALEQHITQQGWTQGEAAKRLGVTQPRVSDLMRGKIHLFSLDTLVNMVVAAGLHVEMRVLDAA, via the coding sequence ATGAGCAATGAGACATTCGACAGCGTGTGGGACGCCATCGAGGACACCGCCGCCGAAGCGGAAAACATGAAGCTTCGCTCCGGCCTGATGATGGCACTTGAGCAGCACATTACCCAGCAGGGCTGGACCCAAGGCGAAGCCGCGAAGCGGCTGGGCGTCACTCAACCCAGGGTGTCCGACCTGATGCGCGGAAAAATCCACCTGTTTAGTCTCGATACGCTGGTGAACATGGTTGTCGCAGCGGGGCTGCATGTCGAAATGCGCGTACTCGACGCTGCGTAA
- a CDS encoding exonuclease SbcCD subunit D C-terminal domain-containing protein, producing the protein MLTLIHTADWHLGQTFHGQERHAEHRAFLAWLLDTLAARQADALLVAGDIFDVVNPSLAAQELLYDFIVSAHERLPRLDIVLIAGNHDSGNRIELPAPLMRRLRTHALGRVSWLDDGRLDAERLLVPLTDAAGETLAWCLALPFLRPAEVTGAALASRDDDSGPGDAADANDYVAGITRVHRQLIAAAEARREPGQALVAMSHAHLHGAAVSEASERPIVIGGEESISAALFPPAIAYVALGHLHRAQQVGEARIRYSGSPLPLDFSEVAYPHQVVEVTLDGESLAEATAIPVPRPVAMHRIGPGPIDSVLAELEALEDDPALPKERWPWLEVRVALEAPLPDLRARVETALKDKAVRLLRLERRLPTVEGDAAAARVDLESLGPRRLFERTWEARWGEPPGDDVLADFDRLRQEVLDADDSEASGREARP; encoded by the coding sequence ATGTTGACGCTGATTCATACCGCCGACTGGCACCTTGGCCAGACGTTCCACGGCCAGGAGCGCCACGCCGAGCACCGCGCCTTTCTCGCCTGGCTGCTCGACACCCTGGCCGCGCGCCAGGCCGACGCCCTGCTGGTCGCCGGCGACATCTTCGACGTGGTCAACCCCTCGCTTGCCGCCCAGGAGCTGCTCTACGACTTCATCGTCTCCGCCCACGAGCGGCTGCCGCGGCTGGATATCGTACTGATCGCCGGCAACCACGACAGCGGCAACCGCATAGAGCTGCCCGCCCCGCTGATGCGCCGGCTGCGCACCCACGCCCTGGGGCGGGTGAGCTGGCTCGACGACGGCCGCCTCGATGCCGAGCGCCTGCTGGTGCCGCTCACCGACGCCGCCGGCGAGACCCTCGCCTGGTGCCTGGCGCTGCCCTTCCTGCGCCCCGCCGAAGTGACCGGCGCGGCGCTGGCAAGCCGCGACGACGACAGCGGGCCCGGCGACGCCGCCGACGCGAATGACTACGTGGCCGGTATCACCCGGGTGCATCGCCAGCTGATCGCCGCCGCCGAGGCGCGCCGCGAACCGGGCCAGGCACTGGTGGCCATGAGCCACGCACACCTGCACGGCGCGGCGGTCTCCGAGGCCAGCGAACGGCCCATCGTGATCGGCGGCGAGGAGTCGATCTCCGCCGCCCTCTTTCCCCCGGCCATCGCCTACGTGGCACTGGGCCACCTGCACCGCGCCCAGCAGGTGGGCGAGGCGCGCATCCGCTACAGCGGCAGCCCCCTGCCGCTGGACTTCAGCGAGGTGGCCTACCCCCACCAGGTGGTGGAGGTGACCCTGGACGGCGAGTCGCTGGCCGAGGCCACGGCGATCCCGGTACCGCGCCCCGTGGCCATGCATCGTATTGGCCCCGGCCCCATCGATAGCGTGCTGGCCGAGCTCGAGGCCCTGGAGGACGACCCGGCGCTGCCGAAGGAGCGCTGGCCCTGGCTGGAGGTGCGGGTCGCGCTCGAGGCCCCCCTCCCCGACCTGCGCGCCCGGGTGGAGACCGCACTCAAGGACAAGGCGGTGCGCCTGCTGCGCCTGGAGCGCCGCCTGCCCACCGTCGAGGGAGACGCCGCCGCGGCCCGGGTCGACCTGGAGAGCCTGGGCCCGCGCAGGCTCTTCGAGCGCACCTGGGAGGCGCGCTGGGGCGAGCCGCCGGGCGACGACGTGCTGGCCGACTTCGACCGCCTGCGCCAGGAGGTGCTGGACGCCGACGACAGCGAGGCGAGTGGCCGGGAGGCGCGGCCATGA
- a CDS encoding LysR family transcriptional regulator — protein sequence MDRLDAMRTFVTVVAEGSFTRAAERLALSPQLVSKYVSQLEEHLGVRLLNRTTRRLHLTEAGAAYRQRAEQVLAEIDDMESELGELQGQARGRLRISAPVSFAIRHLAPLINDFQRAHPAVDIDLQLNDRKVDIVEEGFDIALRIGRLKSSSLIARRIAPVRLVLCASPGYLAAHGTPEHPRELAGHRFLRYRYMEESQEPLLKWLPRSGGGGRTGGELTSNNGDVLVEAAVGGAGIALQPTFLCGDAIRQGRLAIVLPEHEPESLGLYAVYAHRQLLASKVRHFVDFLEGYFGDPPYWDRF from the coding sequence ATGGACCGCCTCGACGCCATGCGCACCTTCGTCACCGTGGTGGCCGAGGGGAGCTTCACTCGGGCCGCCGAGCGCCTGGCGCTCTCCCCGCAGCTGGTCAGCAAGTATGTCTCGCAGCTGGAAGAGCACCTGGGGGTGCGCCTGCTCAACCGCACCACCCGCCGGCTGCACCTGACCGAGGCGGGGGCCGCCTATCGGCAGCGCGCCGAGCAGGTGCTTGCCGAGATCGACGACATGGAGAGCGAGCTCGGCGAGCTGCAGGGCCAGGCCCGCGGACGGCTGCGCATCAGTGCCCCGGTCTCCTTCGCCATCCGCCACCTGGCACCGCTGATCAACGACTTCCAGCGGGCCCACCCCGCCGTGGATATCGACCTGCAGCTCAACGACCGCAAGGTGGATATCGTCGAGGAGGGGTTCGACATCGCCCTGCGCATCGGGCGGCTGAAGAGCTCCTCGCTGATCGCCCGGCGCATCGCGCCCGTACGCCTGGTGCTGTGCGCCTCGCCCGGCTACCTGGCGGCCCACGGCACGCCCGAGCACCCGAGGGAGCTCGCCGGGCACCGCTTCCTGCGCTACCGCTACATGGAGGAGAGTCAGGAACCGCTGCTGAAGTGGCTGCCACGCAGCGGCGGCGGAGGAAGAACGGGCGGCGAGCTGACCAGCAACAATGGCGACGTGCTGGTGGAGGCCGCCGTGGGCGGGGCCGGCATCGCTCTGCAGCCGACCTTCCTTTGCGGCGACGCCATCCGCCAGGGGCGCCTGGCGATCGTGCTGCCCGAGCATGAGCCCGAATCGCTCGGGCTCTATGCGGTGTACGCCCACCGCCAGCTGCTGGCCAGCAAGGTGCGCCACTTCGTGGACTTCCTGGAGGGGTACTTCGGCGACCCGCCCTACTGGGATCGCTTCTGA
- a CDS encoding dienelactone hydrolase family protein — translation MSRAIDIPAADGTIDAHLFTPAGAEGPLPAVVLFTDIGGLRPCYHEKAQRIADNGYAVLMPNVYYRDARGVVVPEGKSFRDPDVRPTLFGYAAHLTPEAQSRDFAALLGCLDGEPEFAAGKIGVVGYCMTGAFALRMAADYPDRVAAAAGFHSARLAEAGDPASPVNVVSRIQGRVYLGHADQDELLPAEQIARMDEALAAAGVHFITELYRGAAHGFTAKDAPSYDAAADALHHRRLAMLLEETL, via the coding sequence ATGTCTCGCGCCATCGATATCCCCGCCGCCGACGGCACCATCGACGCCCATCTCTTCACGCCCGCGGGCGCCGAAGGCCCCCTCCCGGCAGTGGTGCTGTTCACCGATATCGGCGGCCTGCGCCCCTGCTATCACGAGAAGGCCCAGCGCATCGCCGACAACGGCTATGCGGTGCTGATGCCCAACGTCTACTACCGCGATGCCCGCGGGGTCGTGGTGCCGGAGGGCAAGTCCTTCCGCGACCCGGACGTGCGCCCGACGCTGTTCGGCTATGCCGCTCACCTCACGCCCGAGGCGCAGTCCCGCGACTTCGCTGCCCTGCTCGGCTGCCTCGATGGCGAACCCGAATTCGCCGCGGGCAAGATCGGTGTGGTGGGCTACTGCATGACCGGCGCCTTCGCCCTGCGCATGGCGGCCGACTACCCCGACCGCGTTGCCGCCGCGGCCGGCTTCCACTCGGCCCGGCTGGCGGAGGCCGGCGACCCGGCGAGCCCCGTCAACGTGGTCAGCCGCATCCAGGGGCGCGTCTATCTCGGCCACGCCGACCAGGACGAACTGCTGCCGGCCGAGCAGATCGCCCGCATGGACGAAGCCCTGGCTGCGGCCGGCGTGCACTTCATCACCGAGCTCTACCGGGGCGCCGCCCACGGCTTCACCGCCAAGGACGCCCCCTCCTATGACGCCGCCGCCGACGCCCTGCACCACCGGCGGCTGGCCATGCTGCTGGAAGAGACCCTGTAG
- a CDS encoding type II toxin-antitoxin system RelE/ParE family toxin — protein sequence MSEHKPLNFRGSALADLRAFPATVRQEVGYQLDKVQRGLEPKDWKPMATVGQGVREIRIRDANGAFRVIYVAKLAEAVYVLHCFQKKTQKTSKADLDLAEARYRALLSEVRQ from the coding sequence ATGTCAGAACACAAGCCCCTAAATTTCCGAGGTAGCGCCCTCGCCGACCTCCGAGCGTTCCCAGCGACAGTTCGACAGGAAGTGGGATACCAGCTCGACAAGGTGCAACGGGGGCTCGAGCCGAAAGACTGGAAGCCAATGGCTACCGTTGGTCAAGGCGTGCGGGAAATTCGTATCAGAGACGCTAACGGGGCGTTCCGGGTGATCTACGTCGCCAAGCTCGCCGAGGCTGTCTATGTCCTGCACTGCTTCCAGAAGAAAACCCAGAAGACGAGTAAGGCGGATCTCGACTTGGCCGAAGCCAGATACCGCGCCTTGCTGAGCGAGGTGAGACAATGA
- a CDS encoding pirin family protein, translating to MSNQIKDAAASSSLDCPVVEGRRQVQHVPARKAEVGGIPIHRVLPSRQRRLVGAWCFLDHAGPAVFKGDSRGMQVGPHPHIGLQTFTWMIAGEVLHRDSLGSEQVIRPGQVNLMTAGRGISHTEQSLPEDPQLHAAQLWIALPHAYRDTAPRFDHYPELPTWQEEGVTLTLLVGELAGREAPTLTFSPLVGVDLAVEREATLTLPLRPEFEYALLPLEGAPSLEGEALAVDELAYLGRGRDAMTLALPAGARVLLIGGEPLGEEVLIWWNFVGHSKAEIVEAQREWEAGGERFGRVAGFSDDERLMPPPLPWRE from the coding sequence ATGAGCAACCAGATCAAGGACGCCGCGGCGTCGTCATCGCTGGACTGCCCGGTGGTAGAGGGCCGGCGCCAGGTGCAGCATGTGCCGGCACGCAAGGCCGAGGTGGGCGGCATTCCCATCCACCGGGTGCTGCCCTCGCGGCAGCGGCGGCTGGTGGGGGCCTGGTGCTTCCTGGATCACGCCGGGCCTGCGGTCTTCAAGGGCGACAGCCGCGGCATGCAGGTGGGTCCGCACCCCCATATCGGCCTGCAGACCTTCACCTGGATGATCGCCGGCGAGGTGCTGCATCGCGACAGCCTCGGCAGCGAGCAGGTGATTCGCCCGGGCCAGGTCAACCTGATGACCGCCGGGCGCGGCATCAGCCACACCGAGCAGTCGCTGCCGGAGGACCCGCAGCTCCATGCGGCCCAGCTGTGGATCGCCCTGCCGCACGCCTATCGCGATACCGCGCCGCGCTTCGACCACTACCCCGAGCTGCCGACCTGGCAGGAGGAGGGCGTCACCCTGACGCTGCTGGTGGGTGAGCTGGCCGGCCGCGAGGCGCCCACGCTCACCTTTTCGCCCCTGGTGGGGGTGGACCTCGCCGTCGAGCGCGAGGCAACGCTGACCCTGCCGCTGCGGCCCGAGTTCGAGTACGCCCTGCTGCCCCTGGAGGGCGCGCCGAGCCTGGAAGGGGAGGCGCTCGCCGTGGACGAGCTGGCCTACCTGGGCCGCGGGCGCGATGCGATGACCCTGGCCCTGCCGGCAGGCGCCCGAGTGCTGCTGATCGGCGGCGAGCCGCTGGGCGAGGAGGTGCTGATCTGGTGGAACTTCGTCGGCCACAGCAAGGCGGAGATCGTCGAGGCTCAGCGCGAATGGGAAGCCGGCGGCGAGCGCTTCGGCCGCGTTGCCGGCTTCAGCGACGACGAACGGCTGATGCCGCCGCCGCTGCCCTGGAGGGAGTAG
- a CDS encoding DoxX family protein → MKTQLVKSLFDTAGGYGALALRIPVGLILAAHGAQKLFGWFGGHGLAGTAQWLESIGLAPGLLMALLAGGAEFFGGLALMFGLLTRPAALVSAFTMLVAIFSVHISHGLFIANGGYEFALALLAATVALTLQGAGRFSLDGLVAKRF, encoded by the coding sequence ATGAAGACCCAGCTCGTGAAATCCCTGTTCGATACCGCCGGCGGCTACGGCGCCCTGGCCCTGCGCATCCCCGTTGGCCTGATCCTGGCTGCCCACGGCGCCCAGAAGCTCTTCGGCTGGTTCGGCGGCCATGGCCTGGCGGGCACCGCGCAGTGGCTGGAGAGCATCGGGCTGGCACCCGGCCTGCTGATGGCGCTGCTGGCCGGCGGTGCGGAGTTCTTCGGCGGCCTGGCACTGATGTTCGGCCTGCTGACCCGCCCCGCGGCGCTGGTCTCCGCCTTCACCATGCTGGTGGCGATCTTCAGCGTGCATATCAGCCACGGTCTGTTCATCGCCAACGGCGGCTACGAGTTCGCCCTGGCCCTGCTCGCCGCCACCGTGGCGCTCACCCTTCAGGGCGCCGGCCGATTCTCGCTGGATGGCCTGGTCGCGAAGCGGTTCTGA
- a CDS encoding class I SAM-dependent methyltransferase: MNELELLADLHRHNERQGPGGQAETRLALQLAGLCGRRDLAIADLGCGTGASTLVLAEALDAQIVAADFLEPFLDILKARALEAGLAERITPRHASMEALDFAPESLDAIWSEGAIYNIGFTRGVREWRRFLKPGGVLAVSELTWLTEQRPAELDAFWRAQYPEVDTASAKLAVLERHGYSPLGYFVLPPHCWREHYYRPLQERVPAFLEDHGNSPVARAIVEEQQQEIELYERYGEYFGYGFYIARKVAEG, from the coding sequence ATGAACGAACTGGAGCTACTGGCCGACCTGCACCGCCACAACGAACGCCAGGGGCCCGGCGGCCAGGCTGAAACCCGGCTCGCGCTCCAGCTCGCTGGGCTCTGCGGGCGGCGCGACCTCGCCATCGCCGATCTGGGCTGCGGCACCGGCGCCTCCACCCTGGTGCTCGCCGAGGCGCTCGATGCCCAGATCGTGGCGGCGGATTTCCTCGAGCCATTTCTCGACATCTTGAAGGCCCGCGCCCTCGAGGCTGGCCTGGCCGAGCGCATCACTCCCCGCCACGCCTCCATGGAGGCGCTCGACTTCGCGCCGGAATCGCTGGATGCCATCTGGTCTGAAGGGGCGATCTACAACATCGGCTTTACCCGCGGCGTGCGCGAGTGGCGCCGCTTTCTCAAGCCCGGCGGCGTCCTGGCGGTCTCCGAACTCACCTGGCTCACCGAGCAGCGCCCTGCCGAGCTCGACGCCTTCTGGCGCGCCCAGTACCCCGAAGTGGACACCGCCTCGGCCAAGCTCGCCGTGCTGGAGCGCCACGGCTATTCACCGCTCGGCTACTTCGTGCTGCCGCCACACTGCTGGCGAGAGCACTACTACCGCCCGCTGCAGGAGCGCGTCCCGGCCTTCCTCGAGGACCATGGCAACAGCCCCGTCGCCCGAGCCATCGTCGAGGAGCAGCAGCAGGAGATCGAACTGTACGAACGCTATGGCGAGTATTTCGGCTATGGGTTCTATATCGCCAGGAAGGTTGCCGAGGGGTGA